The Thermodesulfobacteriota bacterium genome includes the window CGAAAGCTGTCATAGCCAAAGACGGCTCTAAGGATGTGCAGGGCCTTGTCATTCATGAGTTAGGAGATGGAAGGGGGTCGCACTCCATGCCCACCGCTTCGGCGACCGCCGGGTGGGTTATCTTTCCTTTGTGGACGTTCACACCGCTTAAGAGCGAAGGGTCTTCTTTTATCGCCCTTGCGAAGCCGAGGTTGGCGAGCTTCAGGAGGTATGGCGTGGTGACGTTGGTGAGCGCGAAGGTGGAGGTCCGGGGCACGGCACCGGGCATGTTCGTAACTCCGTAGTGCAGGACCCCGTCCACGACGTAGACGGGGTCTGAATGGGTGGTGGGCCTTATGGTCTCCACGCACCCGCCCTGGTCAACGGCCACGTCCACTATGACCGAGCCCTTTTTCATGCGAGAGACGAGCTCCTTGGTTACGAGCGTGGGCGTCCTCGCCCCGGGCGTGTGCACCGCGCCTATAAGGAGGTCGCACTCGACGACGGTCTCCTCTATGTTATAGGAGTTCGACATGAGGGTCTTGACCCTGCCGTCGAGTATGTCCTCTATGTAGGTGAACTTGTTCGTATCTACATCTATTACCGTGACCTCGGCCCCGAGGGCCGAGGCGACCCTCGCGGCGTTTACCCCGACCGTGCCCGCGCCGATTATGAGGATTTTCCCGTGCTCCACTCCGGGCACGCCGCTTAAGAGCACCCCCTCCCCGCCGTAGGGTTTCAGGAGGTGGTGCGCGCCGAGCTGTACCGAGAGCCTTCCGGCCACTTCACTCATGGGCCTTAAGATGGGCAGACCCTCGCCTTCGACTTCGACCGTCTCGTATGCTATGGCCGTAACGCCGCTATCCATAAGGGCTTTGGCGAGCTTCTTTTCAGCCGCGAGATGGAGGAAGGTAAATAGCAGGAGGCCGTCCCTCAGGTAGCCGTACTCGGCCGGCCGGGGCTCTTTTACCTTTATTACGAGTTCGGCCGCGGCAAAGACCTCTTCGGCGCTCTCTAAAAGCTCGGCCCCGGCCTCTTCGAACTCCCCGTCGGTTATGCCGCTTCCGAGGCCTGCGCCGGCCTCGATAACCACCCGGTGGCCGGCTTCGGTAAGCTCCTTAACGCCCGCAGGCACCACCGATACCCGGTATTCGTTTTCCTTTATCTCCGTTGGAACGCCTATTATCAAAAAACCACCTCCTGAGAGCAAGCCCGCACTATACAGAGCGTCAGAACAAAGCAGACCGAGGCGCGACGAAGGCGAGGAGTGAGGCGTACCTTTAGTACGCCGCAACGACGAGCCGAGGAGCAACGAAGGTATGCGAAGTTATGGCGCTCTGTATAAGAGCATATTTTGTTAGAAGGGTATTGTCAAGCCCGGAAAAAGGGGGTATATTTGGAAGGTCGAAGGCTATTAACAAAGGAGACCCCTTATGAGCGAGCTTTTTGAGAACGTATCTATCGGTACGATGGAGCTGCGGAACCGTTTCGTCAGGTCGGCCACGTGGGAGGGGATGGCTGCCGAAGACGGCGGGGTGACCGACGGGCTGGTAGAGATATACAGGGACCTCGCAAAGGGCGGGGTGGGGCTTATACTTACGGGCTTCGCCTTCGTCAACAAGCGCGGCAAGTGCAACGCCGGGATGCTCGGGGCGGACGACGACGCCCTTATCCCGGGCCTTAAGAAGATCGCCGACGTGGTGCACGCCGAGGGCGGCAAGGTCGCCCTCCAGATAGCCCACGGCGGGGCGCAGTCGAGGTTCGAGACGGGCTTCCCGCTCGAAGCGCCGTCGGCCGTTAAGGAGCGGGCCTTCGGCACCGAGCCCGAGGAGATGACGGTCGACGACATAAGGAGGACCGTCACGGACTTTGCCGAGGCCGCGAGGAGGGCGAAGGAAGCCGGCTTCGACGGCGTGGAGATGCACGCGGCCCACGGTTACCTCTTGAGCGAGTTCCTCTCGCCCTACACCAACAGGCGCGAGGACGAGTACGGGGGGCCGATAGAGACGAGGGCCCGGATAGTGGTCGAGGTCTACGAGGCGATAAGGGAAAAGGTCGGCACGGACTGGCCCGTCATGGTAAAGATAAACTCGGCCGACTTCGTCGCGCCCGGCCTTACGGCCGCGGAGTCGGTCATAGTGTGCAAGAAACTCTCGGATATAGGGATAGACGCCATAGAGCTTAGCGGCGGCACTCCGGCCTCGGGCGAGCGCATGCCCGCGAGGGAAGGGATAGACGGGCCCGAGAAGGAGGCATACTTCAGGGTCTGCGCCAAGGAGTTTCGGCCCGAGATTACGTGTCCTTTGATCCTCGTCGGCGGCGTGAGGTCGATAGAGGTGGCGGAGGCGATATACGAAGAGGGCACGGCCGACTTCTTCAGCCTCGCGAGACCCCTTATATCCGAGCCCGACCTGATAAACAGGTGGGCCGGGGGCGACAGGCGTAGGGCCCGGTGCATATCGTGCAACAAGTGTCTTATGGCGGCGGTTAAGGAGGGGAGGCTCTACTGCGTTACGTACTCGGGGAAGGAGGGGGCTTAGTGGCTTTCCCGACCCCACTTTACGTTGTCCTTGCCCGTAAACCTAACCCGTGTTAGTCTTTCCCTGAGAAGGGTTTTAAGCAACCGTTGCCATACCGGAGGTCCATGAACTCTCCCGGGCACACCACAAGGTTTCTCCTTTTTCTCGTCGCGGCGGTAATAGTTTCCACCGGCTGCGGCATGTCGTTCCGGACCCACAAGGAC containing:
- the ald gene encoding alanine dehydrogenase; the encoded protein is MIIGVPTEIKENEYRVSVVPAGVKELTEAGHRVVIEAGAGLGSGITDGEFEEAGAELLESAEEVFAAAELVIKVKEPRPAEYGYLRDGLLLFTFLHLAAEKKLAKALMDSGVTAIAYETVEVEGEGLPILRPMSEVAGRLSVQLGAHHLLKPYGGEGVLLSGVPGVEHGKILIIGAGTVGVNAARVASALGAEVTVIDVDTNKFTYIEDILDGRVKTLMSNSYNIEETVVECDLLIGAVHTPGARTPTLVTKELVSRMKKGSVIVDVAVDQGGCVETIRPTTHSDPVYVVDGVLHYGVTNMPGAVPRTSTFALTNVTTPYLLKLANLGFARAIKEDPSLLSGVNVHKGKITHPAVAEAVGMECDPLPSPNS
- a CDS encoding NADH:flavin oxidoreductase; the encoded protein is MSELFENVSIGTMELRNRFVRSATWEGMAAEDGGVTDGLVEIYRDLAKGGVGLILTGFAFVNKRGKCNAGMLGADDDALIPGLKKIADVVHAEGGKVALQIAHGGAQSRFETGFPLEAPSAVKERAFGTEPEEMTVDDIRRTVTDFAEAARRAKEAGFDGVEMHAAHGYLLSEFLSPYTNRREDEYGGPIETRARIVVEVYEAIREKVGTDWPVMVKINSADFVAPGLTAAESVIVCKKLSDIGIDAIELSGGTPASGERMPAREGIDGPEKEAYFRVCAKEFRPEITCPLILVGGVRSIEVAEAIYEEGTADFFSLARPLISEPDLINRWAGGDRRRARCISCNKCLMAAVKEGRLYCVTYSGKEGA